The Pseudalkalibacillus hwajinpoensis DNA window CTCCTGCCAACTGGCAGCCAGGCGATAAAGTGCTCGTATCCCCTCCGAAAACACAGGAAGCCATGAAATCAAGGGAGAAAGAAGAAGATCTGGAATGCATTGACTGGTATCTTTGCAAAACGGATTTACCCAACCAATGATCCAAAAAAACCGGTGGATAACCCATCGGCTCTTTTTTTGAGAACATTTTCCAAATTGCACTTTGCTAGATAAAGATTATAATAGAGGAGAATGTGTACTTTACGGAGGTTATGTTATGAAAAAGGAAGAAAACAAACTTCCCAATGCAACAATTAAGCGTCTCCCTCTCTATCTCTCTTATTTAAAAAGGGTGAAGAAATCAGGTCAAAAATCGATATCTTCTGTTGAACTTGGAGACGCACTCAATTTAAAATCTGATCTAGTCAGAAGAGACTTTTCTAAGATAAAGGCTCCAGGCCGAAAAGGAAGCGGTTATGAAGTGAAGAAACTCATTACTCACCTGCACCATATCGTCAATACGAACGCTGAGCCTGAAGCCGCTCTCATCGGTGCCGGACGTCTTGGAACAGCTCTTCTTCACTACAATCACCTTAGAAAGTCATCGCCTAAAATAAAGATGGCTTTTGACAACAACCCGAAAATTGTTGGGAAAACCATTGCCGGGGTGCCTGTCTATCATATTGATGAGATGAGCGAGCGCTTGACGCCTTTAGTGACGGTTGCGATCCTTGCGATTCCCGCCGCATCCGCTCAAAGTATTTCAGAGAAGATTGCCGAGACAGGTGTGCTTGGCATTATGAACTTTACATCTGCATACCTAAAGCTCCCAGCTAAGATTCATCTTCAACAAATTGATCTGGCAAGAGAACTGGATACACTCGCCTTCCTTATTCATTTCCTATAATCGCCAGGAACAAAATAAAAAGGCGCCCCCTCATCCCCTTTCCACTTCCTGGAGATGAGCGTTGAAATAGTATTAAAGTTTAGCCTTACGCCTTTTGTTTAATTTAGCAGGTTCATAGCCGGTGTCAAACATCATACCATTCATTGTCCCTGTTCGATCAATCAAATCTTTTACATTATCGGCATTCAACTCTTCGGCCGCTTTTAGTAGTATTTGCGCAGATGCCCTCGCATCATCAAGTGCATGGTGATGATCTAACTGAATTCCGAGGTAATCAGATACCACGTTTAATTTATAGCGTGGCAACGTCCATGTCTTTTTCGAAATATTCACCGTACAATTATAAGCAAGCATTGGATAAGGAAGGTTATACTGATCCAGTACCGCACGAAGTACGCTCATATCAAACTGAGCATTATGAGCAACAAGGAATTTCCCTTCCACTAATTCGCTGATCTCCTTATGCCATAGAACATCAAATGAAGGTGCATCAGCCACATCCTCTTTCGTTATTCCGTGAATACTTACGTTGATTCCTGCAAAATAATTTTGCTTTGGTTTCACTAAACGATAATATTCTCTTATAAGCTGTCCATTCTCATATTCCACAAGTCCTATTGAACAGACACTACCTCTTGAAGAATTTGCCGTTTCAAAATCCAGTGCTACGAAATTCATCTGCAAACTCCTTTAAATAATAGATAAATCTATCTTAGAATGTTCTCACCCATTCGTCCACCGATTTGATTGATCATTCATCCCGATTTCGCTGAATTGCGTCAACTTTTTCCTCAATTCTGTTTAACTGTCGCTTTCTTCTGAATGACTCTCGAATGAAATAGACGATAAGACCGATAGGAACGACTAAAATCACAAGGCTGATCACTTGATAAAGAACATCCCCCCAATGAAAATTCATAAAATCACTCCTATATGTTCGATAATTTGCTTTTTAATATTGGATCATCTTTTAATCTATAGTCAAGCTGTCACTTAAAATTACGATTTTGTACGTGTAAAGGTTTCACTGATCCTAAAAAAAGAATAGCTTTGAATCAGCTATTCTTCAGAAAGATTTAATTTTAAGGTGTCGATACCGTACCTCCAGCTTGAGAATAACGCGCATTAAACTCCTGAACAAACTGGTTTGTAATGCTTGAATCATGGATAATGAGCATGTTCTCATCATTTACGTCATTTCCATTCGTACTCCAATTCGTAGAACCTACAATAACCGTTGGATCGCTTTCTGTATCAGCATCAATGATCATTGTTTTACTATGAAGCTTTCGTGATTCTGCATCTTTGTAAACAGGAGCAGCATTTGCCCAGCGTGTATTAGGATTGTTTGTGCTTCCGCTTACCGTTTGCCCGGTCATTTCAATGCTGGCTGACCACCATTGGTTCCAGAAACTACTGTCAAATACGCCTTTTACATCGAAGCCAGTAAGTGTTCCCTGCTGGTCATTATAAGAGCCTTCCCACTTATTTTTCAACTCATCAACTAGCGCTTGATCACTCCATGCAAAAATAGTGAAGTATGTGTTTAAATCTGCTTCTAATTTTACAAGCTCAGCCATATGGTCAACTGCATTATCTCCTGGCGAAAAGTAGACCTCCATTTTCTTCCCACCAACGGTCAACTCATGCACGGTATTATCTGTTTTACGGGAGCTAAAGTCAGCCCCTTCAACATCAGGGATTAACGTACCGCTTCCCCACATCTCGTTAAACTCCGTTTCATAGATCGTAGCAAGCTCTGGAGAATTCACCTCAATAACATGCTGTTGATTTCCATCGAGCACACCATTTTGCATATTTTCGTCAGAGCCGTAAAGCCCTGTAACTGTGAAGTTCCAGCTACCTGTAAATACCCATTTGTCATCGATCACCGCAAATTTATTGTGCATTTGGTTTCCAGGAGCATAATACGTACCATCACTTTGCTGCTCGGCATCTACAAACAGATAGCCGCTCATTTCCGTATTTCCAACCATTATCGTCTTCTGTGGAAAATCGTCCGGTGTGGGTGGAAGATTATGATCCGCTCGCTTTACCTGATCTTCAACAGCAAGCATTGGTGAATCAGATAGGATCGTAATGTCATCTGCCGTTCCAACAACCATGTCTTTCCCTCGCACCATTTCTTCAATGTACAATCTCATTAATTCGAATCGTTCAATATAATGCGGATCTGTTGCATCCTTCGCATCCGCAATCACGCGAACATCAATCCCTTCGGCTGCTTTGTTAATTAACGCATCAACCACTTTTGGAAGATTTAGTTCATATGTAGCGAAGTCGATACTCGTTTGTGCCCCATTAATCCGATGCAACAAACGATCTTCGAGGTTTACGTTATAATTCGCTTCATTTCCTGCAACTGCATATTGATCAAGTGCACATTTATTAAAATAGACGTTAATTGCATCAGGCGCTTCAGATACTTGATTTAAGTGCTCCGTTGTATCCGTACACCCTTGAGCAGAAGAAGATCCAATTACTGAGTTCGCTCTCCCAGGTGTCCCTGTTCCTTCTGTATATGTACCAGTAGAGGTTCCCCAATTAGAAGGCTCAGTTCCTCTCGTGTTCGAATCAATTCGTTCCATCGTCGCTTTAGAAGCATTATCTCCCCCATGCCAGGCATCAACAGTATCAACTGCCGTTCCACCAGAATCCCTTAGCTCGAGCACCTCACCTGAATTCCCCATCGCTCCAGCGTAGTTCTGATTAGCGGAAACTTCTGAAACCGTAGTGTCGTCTGTTCTTTCAAGCACATAATAGCCCTCCGAAGGAATCGTTCCACTTAGTGAAATAGACGGACTCCCATCAGAAGAAGCAAGTGTCCAACCATCCAGTGATACTGCAGCGCCCGTATTATTATAGAGCTCAATCCATTCATCGTTATAGCTGACTGTTGTCCCCATCCAGGCAACTTCGTTTACGACGACCTCAGGCGTAGCTGCCTCAGCACTGTTACCTGGCGCTGGTATTGTTAATGTTAATGCAAGACTAGCAGACGCAAGTAGTTTTACTGTTTTTCTCATGTTGTCCTCCCCAGAAATAAAAGTGCGTACTGTTCCATCTTACATAAATCTACTCTTCGTGCTAATGTGTTTTTCCTTAATAATTTGTTAATTAAGAATTTACAATCATATAGGAACTAAGTAGAATTCAATTTTGACAGGTCTATTCAGCATAAAAGCGATTATTTAGCTGAACGTAGCTGATGGTTGTTGGTCTTTGTCGCAAGATTATAGCTAATCCACACAACAGTCTATCAAAAAAAGGCTGAACAGGTTCAACCTCATTTTGGGCTTTCTTTAATAAACTACTTATTTTTAAATACTTTAATAATCATCGTTGTTGGAAACTTCCTCGCTTTATATAGAGAATAATACCGATCAGAGATTTCAGCTTCTTCTCCATCATAACCGGAGCCCACGGCGCTTTCGATAACTTCCTCAATAGTGAATCCCGCTTGAATCAATTCATTTATGTAAGTTGCCATTTTTCGTTTATGAAGCACCATTGTCGCGTCCTCACCCTTAAAGTTCTCAAACGTATGAAGACCTTCCTCCTGATAAGATCCATCAAGATAGACACGTCCATTTTCACTTTTCGCATGAACATAGAGTGGATGATCCCAGCTAAAGATAAATGTTCCGCCCTCTTTTAAATAAGAATAAATTAGTTCAAATGTCGCTCTAAGCTCGGTCGTCCAGCCAATCGCATAGATCGAATACACGATATCAAAATAATCCTTTGGAAGGTCAATGTCTTGCTCCATCGGGGCACAATACAGATGGGCTGATAAGTCTTTCAATGTTTCCTCTGCAGCAAGCTTCTGCTCCACAGAAAGATCAACACCCCATAGTTCACTTGCACCGGCCTCTGCCATATAGCGTAGCGAATGCCCACTCCCATAGCCAATTTCGAGTACTTTTTTATTCTTTACTTCTCCAAATAGTTGGAGCTCTTCCTCAGTTTGCCCGTATGGCCCATATGAAGGTAACGCATCCACTCCATTAAAATGATGAGCAACTTTGTTCCAGCTTTCTTTATTACGTACAAGAATATCGTTCTTCAATTTCATCTCCTCCAGTCTTAATTTAAATTCAAGAGATAGGAGGGAAATACCTTTTAATACCTTATTCTACTTAAAGCTCTAGTAAACAGGTGTACAGTAATGATGGTAAGATTGAACATTTCCATGAACAATCATGTTATAAATATACTGAATTCGTTGGGTAACCGAACCAACCTGGAATTCCATTTCCAATACGCCTGTGATCCACTTCAATTATGTCCTTGCAGGGATTACTAGAAATACTGAATGTCAAATCGTTTCTTGCAAATTAGGTCTTACGATGAAAAAAGGAATTTTACAAGAATTGAATTATACGAAAGGCTTTATGATACCCATTCATTGTGGATTCCTGACTAACTAAACCAGAATTCAAATATCAATGCTGAACCTGGCCATGTACGTTAATAAAATAGTCTTAAAGCAAATCAATCATAAATAGCCAAATTTCGTCGGGGTCAAAGAATAGCAATAGTTTAAGCTGTTTCATTATTCCAGGACAGACATTGGCCATCCACAGCAATCTAAAATCCCAATCATTTAGCAGCACAAAGAAGCGGACTCAATTTGAGTCCGCTTCTCTGGTATTTCATCCAGCTTTCGCTGCACTTTGTACTGATTTCTTTTTCGAAGTCAGTCGATCGACAAGTCCTGACAATGCACCGTCACCAGTCACATTGCAAGCTGTACCGAAGCTATCCTGTGCAAGATAGAGAGCAATCATAAGGGAGACCATCGTTGAATCGAAGCCAAGCATGCTTTCAAGCAACCCGATGGCAGCCATCACGGCCCCTCCGGGAACACCGGGTGCCGCGATCATCGTGATACCAAGCATAAGAATGAATGGTATAATCGATGCAAAAGTAGGATCCTGTCCATTTAGAAGCATCACGGCCATCGCACACGATACGATCGTAATTGTACTACCTGATAGGTGAATGGTCGCAAGAAGAGGAACACTAAAATCTGCCACCTTCTCGCGTACCCCATTCTTTTTTGTTTGGCGCAGCGTAACTGGAATCGTCGAAGCTGAAGACTGCGTACCAAGCGCTGTAAAATATGCTGGCATCATTCCTTTTATAAGCTTCAACGGATTTCGTGATGTCGCTGCACCTGTCACGCTATATTGAATCAAGAGCATCGTCACGTGAAGGAGAATAATCATTATAAACACTTTTGCAAAAACGCTTAAGATTGTTTGCACCTGACCTGCGCTTGTCATGTTCGCAAAAATCCCTAATATATGAATCGGAAGAAGCGGGATAATGACAAAACTGATCACTTTCTCAATAATTGTTCTAAACTCAATCATAACGCTCTTAAGCTGATTCCCCTTCATAGCAGCCATTCCGAGTCCAAGCGTGAAGGCAAGAACAAGGGCAGTCATGACCCCCATGATCGGTGGAATATCTACCTGAAAGAACGGTTTTAACAGCGATTCCTCTGGATTTGCCATTTCCGACGCTGCTCCTCCAGTTTCAAGGAATAAAGGATAAAGATTTCGTGCAGCTAAAAACGCTAGCAGTCCTGCGAGGAACGTTGATAAATAAGCAACAGTAGTTGTTATACCGATTAATTTCCCGGCACCCTTTCCGATCTCCCCGATACCCGGCGCTATAAATCCGATAATAATGAGCGGAATGGCGAATCCAAGGAAATTACCGAAAATACCGTTAAATGTAGCGAATAATCGTACGGTCCATTCAGGAAAATAAGCCCCGATTACAATACCAAGAGCAATGGCAATAAGAATCCGTGGTAACAGTCCAATTTTCTTCATCGTGTCCTCCATACAAAAACATTTGTCCATCTGAGATGCAATATATGTGTACAATACTAAAGTTTCAGTCACTGCGCAAGACTTTTATGTAAAAAAACTAAAAATCTTTAACACAAAACCTTTTAATGAGTTTTACCAGATAAGGAGCTCGTCTGCTTTCGTAAACTTAACACCTAGGGATGGGCAATAAAGCAGATACTCTCTATTGCTCAAGTGCATGTGGATCTGTTAGTTGAGCGTTACACTGCTGATTATCCACACACATGTAGTTGCCGAGTGTATGATAGTCTGATTCTTGATTGACAGCTTTTTTTGTTACGTGTGCAACTTGTCCTAAACAGCCACACAGGGCACATGTTGCAGGCTGAGTATGAATCATGTACGCTCCCTCAACCCCCACTAAAGTGTCGTCCATGGGATAGACAAAATATCTTCTTTTTGAACGAACGTCATTCCATCCAAGATAAGTAAGGAGTAACGAATCGTAATCGGATGCCTTCACTTTATTGCTATTTGGAAAAAGCATTTGCATTTCTTCCTGAGTTACTTTAGGAAACGGCAAAACATATGTGTACGCTTCATCAAGAAACTCCTAGATGTCAACATAGCGAATCGTTCTAAGTCGATTCAGAAATGAACGTTCATCTCCGTTCAGCGACGTGAATAGCCCAAGAACTTTATCAGTAGCATTGTGTCGGACAGCATCTAGAACATCCTGATCAATAAGATAATTCACATTATAAAGAAGCACGTCAACCTGCTCTCGAATCACATTAAACTGATGATTATACAAAAACGGTTTAAGCATAGAAGACCCTCCTCTTTGTGTTTTCTTTCTTTATACCCCAAATATAAAGACGTGCGGAAGGCTTGATTAAACTGTTTATTAATACGAAAAGCCGGCAGCGCCGGCTATTAATCAGGACCTTAGTCACTTCCTGTTACAAAGTCATCTTCTTTCATTGATGCGAGAACAAAACCGCCTTTAACACGATCATTCTCTTTCACATGAAGTTCAGAAATTTCACCGCTTACTCCAAGCGTAATCTTCTCCGCGTTACCCTGTCCGTTGCGTACGACAAACATTGGCTCCCACTCGTAAACACGGGACGCATGGTTTACCAATACCTTCTCGATAACTCCCTCACATGGACAGACTACTGAACGATTCATGATTTCTTTCCCCTTTCAAGCATGTAATGGTTCCTCTTTAGGAACGGCTAGCTACTCTTAATGAATATGTCTCACTCGTTTTTCTATGATGCAAAACATGTTATTTCTTAACCATGCGTTTATTTTACCTGCTTTTTTGAGTTTGACAACCCCTAAATTTAACTGTTTCTGTATTCAAATTGTTGCTATAAAAGGGAAAACGCTTGTTTATTTTACTACAATAATATAAGTATAAAGTATCTCTTTCATAATAATACCTCGCCATCTCAGTTCATCTTCTTTATTGGTTTCGTTTTCATTCAAAATTAGGCTTTGAGGCATCTTCTTTCAGAAAAATATCTTACCATAATGAGATAAACAGAAAATATTTTTGTGAAAATGATTATTTTTTCTCCTTTCGATAAGTCAGCATTGTCCAGTTCGCCGTTGCCTTTTGTCCCTCGAGCGTCCATCCTCTCTTTTGAAGTACGCTCCCAATGAACCGATTAAAAAATCCGTGCCCTACTAGCACAACTTTTGAATCGGTTGTAGCGTGATTCTCCAGAATAGACGCTGCTTTTTCCGCTCGTTCTTTTGATTGCTTTACTGATTCGGAATTATCAGCTCGTCCCAGATACCAGAATAGTCGATAGAGAACGATCCAGCCCGATGGCCTTAATTTGATGAACCTTATTTTATAAACGGGCAGTTCAAGCTCTCGAAAAATACAATCACTCACGCCATCTGGCTTATCCGCCGACTGAATCGACCTATTCAGGTCACTCGTAAACACAGCACTTGCTTCAGTTAGACACTCCTTAACAGGCAGAGGGGCAGTATCTTCAATACCTTTTTCATTATAGATCTTTACCCATTCCTGAAAATCTGAGCTATTCATAAACAAATTAGTTTGCTGAACAGACTTTCCATGTCTAATTAATAAAACTGTCATCAAAAACCCACTTTATGAAAGGTCTGGTCAGCCTTCCTCATCGATTTTCTTTTTTGTCTCATCATCAATTGCCTGACGTATCGACTTTAATACCGGGTGGTAGTCTACGTATTCTCTGCCATAGGTTAAATTAAATGTGTAATCAAATCCTGGTGGATTAGTCCCCTGTGTATGCTGTATGATCGTTTCCATTTTATCGAGCGCCTTTACCAATTTCGCTTCATTCGTCTCACCAAGATTGTATTCCCTGCATAAATTCAGTATCAAGTGACTCATATTATCGGGTAGTACTTCTGTCAGCCTTTCAACAGCTGCCTCCTCTTTCCTCACTTTTTCCTGTTGATTCACCTGAATAGTAGCCGAGATGTCTCCGTCATACGCTTCACCCAGATCATGGACGAGACACATGGAAAGAACTTTGTACATATCGAGCTCTGGTAACTCCTTGCTAAGCGTAAGAGCAAAAAGAGCTAATCGCCATGAGTGCTCCGCAACGCTTTCATTTCGTCCACTTTTCATATAAGCAGTTCGTCGCGTCTCTTTTAATCGTTCAAGTTCTTTAACAAAGATGATCATCTTTTCTGCATTCATTATTGTCGAGACTCCTTATCATACGTTGTATTATGTTTTATATATGTTAATGGAGCTTCGGGGGTCATCAATACCCGGTCCCTATTTTTAGAAATGAAGTCCGATGTGACTCATTTAATATCTGCCTCACGTTTTCTCACCCACCATTGAAGCAGCGGTAGTGCAATAAAAATAATAAAAAAGATACGAAAGAGCTGATAGCCACTAATCATCGCAAGATCGGCATCGACGATCGTTGCTGTTACTCCCATTTCCGCAAGCCCTCCAGGAGCTGTGCTCAAAAAAGCTGTTGCCAGCGTAATTGATGTCACCTGAGTCAGCAGGATTGCCAGAAGAAACGAAAAGCCTACTAAAAGAAGGCTGGTTAGCATGGAATAAAACCCAAGTTTTCTAATGTTGCCAAGCATGTTCTTTTTTAGGTAAAGACCGAGATGAATGCCAAGCAGAAACTGGGAGACTAAAACGAAACCACCGGGTAAGTCCGGCACTTGAATAGCTGAGATGGAGATAAGTGCAATGGCAATTAGCGGACCTGTTAAAAACGCAGCGGGCAGCCTGATTTTCTTTCCAACAAAGGCTGATAGTAAGGCGATGCCTAGCAACCCAAACAAAACTGGATAT harbors:
- a CDS encoding redox-sensing transcriptional repressor Rex, with the translated sequence MKKEENKLPNATIKRLPLYLSYLKRVKKSGQKSISSVELGDALNLKSDLVRRDFSKIKAPGRKGSGYEVKKLITHLHHIVNTNAEPEAALIGAGRLGTALLHYNHLRKSSPKIKMAFDNNPKIVGKTIAGVPVYHIDEMSERLTPLVTVAILAIPAASAQSISEKIAETGVLGIMNFTSAYLKLPAKIHLQQIDLARELDTLAFLIHFL
- a CDS encoding 3'-5' exonuclease: MNFVALDFETANSSRGSVCSIGLVEYENGQLIREYYRLVKPKQNYFAGINVSIHGITKEDVADAPSFDVLWHKEISELVEGKFLVAHNAQFDMSVLRAVLDQYNLPYPMLAYNCTVNISKKTWTLPRYKLNVVSDYLGIQLDHHHALDDARASAQILLKAAEELNADNVKDLIDRTGTMNGMMFDTGYEPAKLNKRRKAKL
- a CDS encoding DUF4083 domain-containing protein, with product MNFHWGDVLYQVISLVILVVPIGLIVYFIRESFRRKRQLNRIEEKVDAIQRNRDE
- a CDS encoding phospholipase D-like domain-containing protein; this encodes MRKTVKLLASASLALTLTIPAPGNSAEAATPEVVVNEVAWMGTTVSYNDEWIELYNNTGAAVSLDGWTLASSDGSPSISLSGTIPSEGYYVLERTDDTTVSEVSANQNYAGAMGNSGEVLELRDSGGTAVDTVDAWHGGDNASKATMERIDSNTRGTEPSNWGTSTGTYTEGTGTPGRANSVIGSSSAQGCTDTTEHLNQVSEAPDAINVYFNKCALDQYAVAGNEANYNVNLEDRLLHRINGAQTSIDFATYELNLPKVVDALINKAAEGIDVRVIADAKDATDPHYIERFELMRLYIEEMVRGKDMVVGTADDITILSDSPMLAVEDQVKRADHNLPPTPDDFPQKTIMVGNTEMSGYLFVDAEQQSDGTYYAPGNQMHNKFAVIDDKWVFTGSWNFTVTGLYGSDENMQNGVLDGNQQHVIEVNSPELATIYETEFNEMWGSGTLIPDVEGADFSSRKTDNTVHELTVGGKKMEVYFSPGDNAVDHMAELVKLEADLNTYFTIFAWSDQALVDELKNKWEGSYNDQQGTLTGFDVKGVFDSSFWNQWWSASIEMTGQTVSGSTNNPNTRWANAAPVYKDAESRKLHSKTMIIDADTESDPTVIVGSTNWSTNGNDVNDENMLIIHDSSITNQFVQEFNARYSQAGGTVSTP
- a CDS encoding class I SAM-dependent methyltransferase; this encodes MKLKNDILVRNKESWNKVAHHFNGVDALPSYGPYGQTEEELQLFGEVKNKKVLEIGYGSGHSLRYMAEAGASELWGVDLSVEQKLAAEETLKDLSAHLYCAPMEQDIDLPKDYFDIVYSIYAIGWTTELRATFELIYSYLKEGGTFIFSWDHPLYVHAKSENGRVYLDGSYQEEGLHTFENFKGEDATMVLHKRKMATYINELIQAGFTIEEVIESAVGSGYDGEEAEISDRYYSLYKARKFPTTMIIKVFKNK
- a CDS encoding dicarboxylate/amino acid:cation symporter, which encodes MKKIGLLPRILIAIALGIVIGAYFPEWTVRLFATFNGIFGNFLGFAIPLIIIGFIAPGIGEIGKGAGKLIGITTTVAYLSTFLAGLLAFLAARNLYPLFLETGGAASEMANPEESLLKPFFQVDIPPIMGVMTALVLAFTLGLGMAAMKGNQLKSVMIEFRTIIEKVISFVIIPLLPIHILGIFANMTSAGQVQTILSVFAKVFIMIILLHVTMLLIQYSVTGAATSRNPLKLIKGMMPAYFTALGTQSSASTIPVTLRQTKKNGVREKVADFSVPLLATIHLSGSTITIVSCAMAVMLLNGQDPTFASIIPFILMLGITMIAAPGVPGGAVMAAIGLLESMLGFDSTMVSLMIALYLAQDSFGTACNVTGDGALSGLVDRLTSKKKSVQSAAKAG
- a CDS encoding FBP domain-containing protein — its product is MLFPNSNKVKASDYDSLLLTYLGWNDVRSKRRYFVYPMDDTLVGVEGAYMIHTQPATCALCGCLGQVAHVTKKAVNQESDYHTLGNYMCVDNQQCNAQLTDPHALEQ
- a CDS encoding biotin/lipoyl-binding protein; translation: MNRSVVCPCEGVIEKVLVNHASRVYEWEPMFVVRNGQGNAEKITLGVSGEISELHVKENDRVKGGFVLASMKEDDFVTGSD
- a CDS encoding phosphoglycerate mutase family protein gives rise to the protein MTVLLIRHGKSVQQTNLFMNSSDFQEWVKIYNEKGIEDTAPLPVKECLTEASAVFTSDLNRSIQSADKPDGVSDCIFRELELPVYKIRFIKLRPSGWIVLYRLFWYLGRADNSESVKQSKERAEKAASILENHATTDSKVVLVGHGFFNRFIGSVLQKRGWTLEGQKATANWTMLTYRKEKK
- a CDS encoding HD domain-containing protein yields the protein MNAEKMIIFVKELERLKETRRTAYMKSGRNESVAEHSWRLALFALTLSKELPELDMYKVLSMCLVHDLGEAYDGDISATIQVNQQEKVRKEEAAVERLTEVLPDNMSHLILNLCREYNLGETNEAKLVKALDKMETIIQHTQGTNPPGFDYTFNLTYGREYVDYHPVLKSIRQAIDDETKKKIDEEG